The sequence CGCTCTGTTTATCATTCCTGTAAGCTACCCAATCTTGGAATCTTACTGGCCTACAAACCTAAAGGCCGTTGCGGTGATCTGCTCTTTGACCAATGGGTCACGGGCTTTGTAGGTGTAAGTTTGAACAAAGGTTCGACAATTAATTAATCAATAAATAATTACTGAATAACTGTGAATAAATATTGATATTCAATAAATAATAGTTTCTTTTGCATGATTTATCAGGTCAAACTATTCAGGCACATGGAAAAGAATTCTGCATCCTGGGTATTCCCAGTGGTAAAGGGACTTGTTAGTTTCTTCTATTATTTTCTGGTGGTTGCTCTTCTCATTTTTATCCTGGCCTGCTTATTGAAGGTGCAGGGAACGCAACTGAAAAATTTTACCTTCCAGACCAAGTATGTTACCCTGGGTAAAGAGCCTGCCGGTTATGTATCCGTCCCAGTAGCCTGGGGCTCCGACGATACCAAAACAGTAACTGAATCAGGACAACCGCCTATTTTTCTACAGCAAAAACGGGGACAGTTACAGGTGCCACTCCTTTCCAAACCGGGCATCCTGGTAATGCTACTGGGCTTCGTTGGCTTAATCACAACGGTCTGGACATTTGGGTTACTTCGACAGATTTTTATCACAGTGCAAACCCAATCTCCTTTTCAGGCTGCGAATGCCAGGCGTATTACGACCATGGGATTTTTGTTTCTTGGGCAAACACTGGTAGAAGTGGCCCTCAAACTGGCTCTCGTGTTCCAGACCAGGCCTTTTATAAAACAACTGCCATCAAATTATCAGGATCACATCAGTGTTGACATGAACCTGGATGGCCCCTGGTTACTGGGATTAATCTTATTAGCTTTAGCCCAGATCTACCGGCGAGGCATTGCGTTTCAACTTGAAAGCGAATTAACGGTCTAATTGTATGGCAATTATTGTCAATCTGGATGTCATGTTGGCCAG comes from Spirosoma aureum and encodes:
- a CDS encoding DUF2975 domain-containing protein, translating into MEKNSASWVFPVVKGLVSFFYYFLVVALLIFILACLLKVQGTQLKNFTFQTKYVTLGKEPAGYVSVPVAWGSDDTKTVTESGQPPIFLQQKRGQLQVPLLSKPGILVMLLGFVGLITTVWTFGLLRQIFITVQTQSPFQAANARRITTMGFLFLGQTLVEVALKLALVFQTRPFIKQLPSNYQDHISVDMNLDGPWLLGLILLALAQIYRRGIAFQLESELTV